One segment of Bradyrhizobium sp. CB2312 DNA contains the following:
- a CDS encoding class GN sortase has product MPRLISPLALALVGLFLFGDGAYIHAKAWLAQVLLERAFDRSIATGAVVKPWSWADTWPVARIEVKRIGASAVVLDGVSGQALAFGPGHIRQTADAGERGIAVYAAHRDTHFRFLRNVAIGDVIDVTRRDGKHFRYRADSFAVVRFDESGIDPATQDFELVLATCWPFDAVSSGPERYVLHATLIGTDE; this is encoded by the coding sequence ATGCCCCGCCTCATCTCTCCTCTCGCTCTCGCGTTGGTCGGCCTCTTCCTGTTCGGCGACGGCGCCTACATCCATGCCAAAGCCTGGCTCGCGCAGGTGCTGCTGGAGCGCGCGTTCGACAGGAGCATTGCGACCGGCGCGGTGGTCAAGCCTTGGTCATGGGCCGACACCTGGCCGGTCGCGCGGATCGAGGTGAAACGAATCGGCGCCAGCGCGGTCGTGCTGGACGGTGTGAGCGGCCAGGCGCTCGCGTTCGGACCCGGTCACATCCGCCAAACGGCTGATGCGGGCGAACGCGGTATTGCCGTATATGCCGCCCATCGCGACACACATTTCCGCTTCTTGCGGAATGTTGCCATTGGAGACGTCATCGATGTCACACGCAGGGACGGCAAGCATTTCCGCTATCGCGCGGATTCCTTCGCCGTGGTTCGCTTCGATGAGTCTGGCATCGATCCCGCGACGCAGGATTTCGAGCTGGTGCTCGCGACCTGCTGGCCGTTCGACGCCGTCTCGTCTGGTCCTGAACGCTACGTTCTGCACGCCACCCTGATCGGAACTGATGAATAA
- a CDS encoding MlaD family protein gives MARASNLVIGTATLAVIAVVFGGLLGVQKWRTIQSRSQLRVVFEGGSASGLRRGGPVNFDGVPAGQILSIKLDSPRRIVALVMLDNTAPIRKDTVAGIEFQGLTGVAAISLVGGAPSAPPVPLDTDGIPVLTADLSDAESIVETLHSVDRTIVSNAPAIKEGLRTFETHTADLRSKGGEIDSVMAKVDSAFAGFDKAVTKIEGVVPGFVDGKADELFEKVQGLRELADTMRKKSAVYIEDIRRSLLDVSETANKMAGIPVAPRPPRRPEQPKR, from the coding sequence ATGGCACGCGCGAGCAATCTCGTCATCGGAACCGCGACGTTGGCGGTGATCGCCGTGGTATTCGGCGGGCTGCTCGGCGTGCAGAAATGGCGCACGATCCAGAGCCGCAGCCAGCTGCGCGTGGTGTTCGAGGGCGGCTCCGCCAGCGGCCTGCGCCGCGGCGGCCCAGTGAATTTCGACGGCGTGCCCGCGGGCCAGATCCTCTCGATCAAGCTGGACAGTCCGCGCAGGATCGTGGCGCTGGTGATGCTCGACAACACCGCGCCGATCCGCAAGGACACCGTCGCCGGCATCGAGTTCCAAGGCCTCACCGGCGTTGCCGCGATCTCGCTGGTCGGAGGCGCGCCCTCCGCGCCGCCGGTGCCGCTGGACACGGACGGCATCCCCGTGCTGACCGCCGATCTCAGCGACGCCGAATCCATCGTCGAGACCCTGCACAGCGTCGACCGCACCATCGTGAGCAACGCCCCCGCGATCAAGGAGGGCCTGCGCACATTCGAGACCCACACCGCCGATCTCCGCAGCAAGGGCGGTGAGATCGATTCCGTGATGGCCAAGGTCGACAGCGCCTTTGCGGGATTCGACAAGGCCGTCACCAAGATCGAGGGCGTGGTACCCGGCTTCGTCGACGGCAAGGCCGACGAACTGTTCGAGAAGGTGCAGGGGCTGCGTGAGCTCGCCGACACCATGAGAAAGAAATCGGCTGTTTACATCGAGGACATCCGCCGCTCGCTGCTCGACGTCAGCGAGACCGCCAACAAGATGGCGGGCATCCCCGTCGCACCGCGGCCGCCGCGCAGGCCCGAGCAGCCAAAGCGGTGA
- a CDS encoding marine proteobacterial sortase target protein → MDTYDTADSDEHPMLGRLIKLGLFLLVQGIAVMLVAFVALLVSFEPGWSATTEQASLLQPGDAKSGTLLLKEDGAYTEAIRLGTDVDITVSGPTLRARVTQIFRNPTKDWVEATYVYPLATGGGVDTLKMVVGDRVIVGDIKERQQARVIYEQARRAGQKAALTEQERPNIFTNSVANIGPGETVLVQIEYQEPVHQSGNEYSLRLPLVVAPRYNPAPIVQSVDFRQDGSGWGATSSDPVPDRDRISPPVLNPANNAPVNPTSITVRLKAGFALGEVRSHHHNVKLESPDTTTRVVTLADGAVPADRDFELTWKPAAEKAPSVGLFRERVGDADYLLAFVTPPSAEQATQKPLPREVVFVIDNSGSMGGTSIVQAKASLLYALGRLQPNDRFNIIRFDDTMDVLFPASVPADTAHLSEANAFVSALQARGGTEMVPAMRAALTDKLGDTNMVRQVVFLTDGAIGNEQQLFETITAMRGRSRVFMVGIGSAPNTYLMTRAAEVGRGAFTHIGSVEQVEERMRGLFAKLENPAVTGLSAKFSQAKADVTPAIIPDVYRDEPLVLAARLDKLAGSIEIKGRVGDRPWSVTLPLQNAAEGKGLSKLWAKRKIGDAEVARTLREMTPEDSDKAILALALDHQIVTRLTSLVAVDKTPSRPEGEPLKLSELPINLPAGWDFEKVFGERPHLTPTQLRERHADARDQPSARRPTPAAPDAIRLPKTATSAELKMIAGIILIMLALILFVFNRRRPLLTDAA, encoded by the coding sequence ATGGACACCTACGACACCGCCGACAGCGACGAGCACCCCATGCTGGGCCGGCTGATCAAGCTCGGATTGTTTCTCCTCGTGCAGGGCATCGCGGTGATGCTGGTCGCCTTCGTGGCCCTGCTGGTGAGTTTTGAGCCCGGATGGTCGGCGACGACAGAGCAGGCGAGCCTGCTCCAGCCTGGCGATGCCAAATCCGGAACGCTCCTGCTGAAGGAGGATGGCGCCTATACCGAAGCGATCCGCCTCGGCACCGATGTCGACATCACGGTGTCAGGTCCGACGCTGCGCGCCCGCGTCACCCAGATCTTCCGCAACCCGACCAAGGACTGGGTCGAGGCGACCTATGTCTATCCGCTCGCGACCGGCGGCGGCGTCGATACGCTGAAGATGGTGGTCGGCGACCGCGTCATCGTCGGCGACATCAAGGAGCGGCAGCAGGCGCGCGTGATCTACGAGCAGGCGCGCCGCGCCGGCCAGAAGGCCGCGCTCACCGAGCAGGAGCGGCCGAACATCTTCACCAACTCGGTCGCCAATATCGGCCCCGGCGAAACCGTGCTGGTGCAGATCGAATATCAGGAGCCGGTACACCAATCCGGCAACGAATATTCACTACGGCTGCCGCTGGTGGTCGCGCCGCGTTACAATCCGGCGCCGATCGTGCAGAGCGTCGACTTCCGACAGGACGGCTCCGGCTGGGGCGCGACCAGTTCGGACCCGGTGCCGGACCGCGACCGGATTTCACCGCCGGTGCTGAATCCTGCGAACAACGCGCCGGTCAACCCGACCAGCATCACGGTGCGCCTCAAGGCCGGCTTTGCGCTCGGCGAGGTCAGGAGTCACCACCACAACGTCAAGCTTGAGAGCCCGGATACCACGACGCGTGTCGTCACGCTCGCTGATGGCGCTGTACCCGCCGACCGCGATTTCGAGCTGACCTGGAAGCCGGCCGCGGAGAAGGCGCCCTCAGTCGGCCTGTTCCGCGAACGTGTCGGCGATGCCGATTATCTGCTCGCCTTCGTCACCCCACCCAGCGCCGAGCAGGCAACGCAGAAACCGCTGCCGCGCGAAGTGGTGTTCGTGATCGACAATTCCGGTTCGATGGGCGGCACCTCCATCGTCCAGGCCAAGGCGAGCCTGCTCTACGCGCTCGGCCGCCTCCAGCCGAACGACCGCTTCAACATCATCCGTTTCGACGACACCATGGACGTGCTGTTTCCCGCCTCCGTACCGGCGGACACCGCCCATCTCAGTGAGGCCAATGCGTTCGTCAGCGCCTTGCAGGCGCGCGGCGGCACCGAGATGGTGCCGGCGATGCGCGCCGCGCTGACCGACAAGCTCGGCGACACCAACATGGTTCGCCAGGTCGTGTTCCTGACCGACGGCGCGATCGGCAACGAGCAGCAATTGTTCGAGACCATCACGGCGATGCGCGGCCGCTCGCGCGTGTTCATGGTCGGCATCGGGTCCGCGCCCAACACCTATCTGATGACGCGCGCCGCCGAGGTCGGCCGCGGCGCCTTCACCCATATCGGCTCTGTCGAGCAGGTCGAGGAGCGGATGCGCGGCCTGTTCGCCAAGCTGGAGAATCCGGCCGTGACCGGTCTCAGCGCAAAATTCTCCCAAGCCAAGGCTGATGTCACGCCGGCGATCATTCCCGACGTCTATCGCGACGAGCCGCTGGTGCTGGCAGCAAGGCTCGACAAGCTCGCAGGCTCGATCGAGATCAAGGGCCGTGTCGGCGACCGGCCGTGGTCGGTGACGCTGCCGCTGCAGAACGCCGCCGAAGGCAAGGGCCTGTCGAAACTCTGGGCGAAGCGTAAGATCGGCGATGCCGAAGTCGCGCGCACCCTGCGCGAGATGACGCCCGAAGATTCCGACAAGGCGATCCTGGCGCTGGCGCTCGATCACCAGATCGTCACGCGCCTGACCAGTCTCGTCGCCGTCGACAAGACGCCGAGCCGTCCCGAAGGCGAGCCGCTCAAGCTCAGCGAGTTGCCGATCAACCTGCCTGCGGGGTGGGATTTCGAGAAGGTCTTTGGCGAGCGGCCGCATCTGACGCCGACGCAGCTGCGCGAGCGCCATGCAGATGCGCGCGACCAGCCTTCGGCAAGGCGGCCGACCCCCGCAGCGCCCGATGCGATCCGTCTTCCCAAGACTGCAACTTCGGCCGAGCTGAAGATGATCGCAGGCATCATCCTGATCATGCTCGCCCTGATCCTGTTCGTGTTCAACCGGCGTCGGCCCTTGCTCACCGACGCTGCTTGA
- a CDS encoding acetate--CoA ligase family protein, with translation MEAQVPAASTSPRPWSPPPDASDVAKGIHAMLHPHNIVLVGATDKPGNYAERIWNNLVKYGYEGGLYPVNAKRETIWGVPCYKDFASLPEKPDHVLVLVPARFAVQVIRDAAAAGARSATIVTSGFSELQDAESQKLAAELQAAVRETGLAVTGPNCLGNLSAGEKLFTNIDDRIVTMEQGAVAIAGQSGAIVMAIRQALEDRGVGVGYMVTTGNETGLETPDLMRYFAEDPSIRVIVVYLEGVRNTKAFRDACKAARAASKPVIALKLGSSEGGRAAAMAHTGALAGSIETFDAIATREGVIRVGGLDELIETTECFVHSVVPKGDRLAAVTLSGGKRGMLLDAFYAEGLNFAPLSPHVGSELARMLGPGSIVGNPLDAGFAAVVDPSVYMKSIKLMIDDPHIDIVIIDAELPKAPHEQRERNLRIVNEMASRASKPVIYISAMSIGFTEFTKNLRKSLPHLAVMQGMDRAVTAIKSLLAYASLRKEVPDIVSSSNPAARAVLEKALKAANGAALDEVASKKLLKAYGIPISREAIAQTAAEAAKIAKQIGFPVVAKVVSAEILHKSDIGGVVLNLNSAAEVKKAFADITARVAKLKGKPKLDGILIAQQVKADLELVVGASLDAEMGPVVLFGTGGIDIELMKDVALAGAPLDEAEARLLIGRTKAGIKMRGYRGKPALHEVSAVKALVGLSNLIADAGDRIASIDINPFLINAKTGVAVDALIVLNNAAAKRAAGH, from the coding sequence ATGGAAGCTCAGGTGCCTGCTGCGTCGACGTCTCCCCGCCCATGGTCTCCGCCACCCGATGCAAGCGATGTCGCCAAGGGCATCCACGCCATGCTGCATCCGCACAACATCGTGCTGGTGGGGGCCACCGACAAGCCCGGCAATTACGCCGAGCGCATCTGGAACAATCTTGTCAAATACGGCTACGAGGGCGGGCTCTACCCGGTCAACGCCAAGCGCGAGACCATCTGGGGCGTGCCCTGCTACAAGGACTTTGCGAGCCTTCCCGAAAAGCCCGACCACGTGCTGGTGCTGGTGCCGGCGCGCTTTGCCGTGCAAGTGATCCGCGACGCGGCGGCGGCCGGCGCGCGTTCGGCCACTATCGTCACCTCGGGCTTCAGCGAGTTGCAGGATGCGGAGAGTCAGAAGCTCGCCGCCGAATTGCAGGCGGCGGTGCGCGAGACTGGCCTTGCCGTCACCGGGCCGAACTGCCTCGGCAATTTGAGCGCGGGCGAAAAGCTGTTCACCAATATCGACGATCGCATCGTCACCATGGAACAGGGCGCGGTGGCGATTGCCGGCCAATCCGGCGCCATCGTCATGGCGATCCGGCAGGCGCTGGAAGATCGCGGCGTCGGGGTCGGCTACATGGTGACGACCGGCAACGAGACCGGGCTCGAGACGCCGGACCTGATGCGCTATTTCGCCGAGGATCCGAGCATCCGCGTGATCGTCGTCTACCTCGAAGGCGTGCGCAACACCAAGGCGTTCCGCGACGCCTGCAAGGCGGCGCGTGCCGCCAGCAAGCCGGTGATCGCGCTCAAGCTCGGCTCTTCCGAAGGCGGCCGCGCGGCAGCGATGGCGCATACCGGCGCGCTCGCTGGCTCGATCGAGACCTTCGACGCCATCGCAACGCGCGAGGGCGTGATCCGGGTCGGCGGGCTCGACGAGCTGATCGAAACCACAGAATGCTTCGTCCACTCGGTCGTGCCCAAGGGCGACCGGCTCGCCGCCGTCACCTTATCGGGCGGCAAGCGCGGCATGCTGCTTGATGCCTTCTATGCCGAGGGCCTGAACTTTGCGCCGCTGAGCCCGCACGTCGGTTCCGAACTGGCAAGGATGCTCGGGCCGGGCTCGATCGTCGGCAACCCGCTCGACGCCGGCTTTGCCGCGGTGGTCGATCCCTCCGTCTACATGAAGTCGATCAAGCTGATGATCGACGATCCCCATATCGACATCGTCATCATCGATGCCGAGCTGCCCAAGGCACCACACGAGCAGCGCGAGCGTAATTTGCGCATCGTCAACGAGATGGCGAGCCGGGCTTCAAAGCCTGTGATCTACATCAGCGCGATGTCGATCGGCTTCACCGAATTCACCAAGAACTTGCGCAAATCGCTGCCGCATCTCGCGGTGATGCAGGGCATGGACCGCGCGGTGACCGCGATCAAATCGCTGCTCGCCTATGCCAGCTTACGGAAGGAAGTGCCCGACATCGTCTCCAGCTCCAACCCTGCCGCACGCGCGGTGCTGGAGAAGGCGCTGAAAGCGGCGAACGGTGCCGCGCTCGACGAGGTCGCCTCGAAAAAGCTGCTGAAGGCCTATGGCATTCCGATCTCCAGGGAGGCCATCGCGCAGACCGCGGCGGAGGCCGCGAAGATCGCCAAGCAAATCGGCTTCCCGGTCGTGGCGAAGGTCGTCAGCGCCGAGATCCTACACAAATCCGACATCGGCGGCGTGGTGCTGAACCTCAACAGCGCGGCGGAGGTCAAGAAGGCGTTCGCCGACATTACCGCGCGGGTGGCGAAGCTGAAGGGCAAGCCGAAGCTCGATGGCATTTTGATCGCGCAGCAGGTCAAGGCCGACCTGGAGCTCGTGGTCGGCGCCTCGCTCGATGCCGAGATGGGGCCTGTGGTGCTGTTCGGCACCGGCGGCATCGACATCGAGCTGATGAAGGACGTCGCACTCGCCGGCGCGCCGCTGGACGAGGCCGAGGCGCGACTCCTGATCGGCCGCACCAAGGCCGGCATCAAGATGCGCGGCTATCGCGGCAAGCCTGCCCTGCACGAGGTCTCCGCGGTGAAGGCGCTGGTCGGCCTGTCCAATCTGATCGCAGATGCCGGCGACCGGATCGCATCGATCGACATCAACCCGTTCCTGATCAATGCCAAGACGGGTGTGGCGGTCGATGCCCTGATCGTGCTGAACAATGCCGCGGCAAAACGCGCCGCGGGGCATTGA